A part of Gossypium hirsutum isolate 1008001.06 chromosome A07, Gossypium_hirsutum_v2.1, whole genome shotgun sequence genomic DNA contains:
- the LOC121232048 gene encoding cycloeucalenol cycloisomerase translates to MGGNFPSSSSLWLAANPSKRWGELFFLCYTPFWLTLCLGIVVPFKLYENFTELEYLLLGLVSAIPSFLIPMLVVGKADSSLHWKDRYWVKASVWIVIFSYVGNYFWTHYFFTVLGASYTFPSWKMNDVPHTTFLLTHVVFLFYHVTSNMTLRRLRHSIASLPENIQLATEVAWILALSYFIAYLETLAISNFPYYDFVDRASMYKVGSLFYAIYFIVSFPMFLRIDEKPGDLWDLPRVAVDSLGAAMLVTIILDLWRIFLGPIVPLADAKQCTHPGLPWFAGSANVASQNQCA, encoded by the exons ATGGGCG GTAATTTTCCTTCTTCTTCAAGTTTATGGCTGGCTGCTAATCCGAGTAAGAGATGGGGCgagcttttctttctttgttaCACTCCATTTTGGCTCACTCTCTGTTTGGGCATCGTTGTTCCTTTCAAACTTTACGAG AACTTTACAGAATTGGAATATTTGCTCCTAGGCTTGGTGTCTGCAATTCCTTCATTTTTGATACCAATGCTAGTTGTTGGGAAG gCTGACAGCAGCTTGCATTGGAAGGACCGTTATTGGGTTAAG GCCAGTGTCTGGATTGTAATATTTAGTTACGTCGGGAATTATTTTTGGACCCATTATTTCTTCACGGTTTTAGGAGCTTCTTATACCTTCCCATCTTGGAAAATGAACGAT GTACCACACACGACTTTCCTTCTCACTCATGTTGTCTTCCTGTTTTACCATGTTACATCAAACATGACACTTCGCAGATTAAGGCACTCTATTGCTAGCTTGCCCGAGAATATTCAGTTGGCTACTGAGGTGGCATGGATTTTGGCCCTTTCTTATTTCATAGCATATCTCGAGACTTTAGCTATTTCTAAC TTCCCGTACTATGATTTTGTGGATCGTGCGTCTATGTATAAAGTGGGATCTTTATTTTATGCTATATACTTCATCGTGAGCTTCCCGATGTTTCTCAG GATTGACGAGAAACCCGGTGATCTATGGGACTTACCTCGGGTGGCAGTTGATTCTCTAGGGGCTGCAATGTTAGTCACGATAATACTTGATTTGTGGCGCATCTTCCTTGGACCTATCGTTCCACTAGCCGATGCAAAACAGTGCACTCATCCGGGTCTGCCATGGTTTGCAGGAAGTGCAAATGTAGCTTCACAAAACCAATGTGCGTAA
- the LOC121232319 gene encoding uncharacterized protein codes for MDNKELEFFEFAEKEDVCTSEEGLIERVCEVNHPVVIISRPRINESGARIGPRVLIQKPVTFPYKDRKMVSWNYNCNVTSSGEGSLGEEGTKPLVNEPVTEDEGKKILKFLKHSEYSVVEQLHKQPTRTSVLALLQSSMVQRNALMKVLNETYVAEDISVNKLDRLVNNISADNFISFSDDEIPPGGLGSTKALHITTRYKGYTFPGVLIDNGLTLNVLPLSTLNRLPIDSSHMKTCQNIMRAFDGTERKVMGRIEVSLLIRPNTYEVDFLVMDITPSYNYLLERPWIHSAKAIPSSLHQKLKLVTEGWLITINAEEDIIASVTSSALYIEYNDEAVECSFRSLEFVNVTSIIEGKRIPRAKISEATRMGLQLTVGKGALPGRGLGKYLHGRVEVPILADKQDRFGLGYRPDAKQKRREMEMKQKRRRARLRGIIYPEPKTTSEGMAEDLIGSLKINVITDVKEEKWILLHKETIENVTLEEGKEVNIETCITEETRRDLIDLLQEFKYIFAWSYQDMPRLSTDIAVHRVSIKEECKPVQQKLRGMRPDVAVKIRKEVRK; via the exons ATGGATAACAAAGAGCTGGAGTTCTTTGAATTTGCTGAGAAGGAAGATGTATGCACCTCGGAGGAGGGGCTGATAGAAAGGGTCTGTGAGGTCAACCACCCAGTGGTGATCATTTCACGACCGAGAATCAATGAATCTGGAGCAAGAATAGGGCCAAGAGTTTTGATTCAGAAACCCGTGACTTTTCCTTATAAGGATAGGAAAATGGTGTCTTGGAATTATAACTGTAATGTGACATCATCAGGAGAGGGGAGTCTG GGGGAAGAGGGGACAAAACCACTGGTTAATGAACCGGTAACTGAGGATGAaggtaaaaaaattttgaaattcctAAAACACAGCGAGTATAGTGTTGTGGAACAGTTACACAAACAGCCAACACGCACATCAGTATTAGCTCTGCTCCAAAGTTCGATGGTACAACGAAATGCGTTGATGAAGGTGTTGAACGAAACCTATGTCGCTGAAGACATTTCGGTGAACAAGCTAGATCGTCTTGTCAATAACATAAGCGCTGATAACTTTATCTcatttagtgatgatgaaataccaccagGGGGTTTGGGATCCACCAAGGCTTTACACATTACCACTCGCTACAAAGGGTATACATTTCCGGGGGTATTAATTGATAATGGATTAACGTTGAATGTTTTGCCCTTGTCCACATTGAATAGGTTGCCAATAGACAGCTctcatatgaagacatgccagAATATAATGAGGGCATTTGATGGCACCGAGAGGAAAGTGATGGGAAGGATTGAGGTATCTTTGCTAATCAGACCAAACACATACGAGGTAGATTTTCTTGTGATGGATATTACGCCTTCTTATAATTACTTGTTAGAGAGGCCTTGGATTCATTCGGCGAAGGCAATACCGTCATCGTTGCACCAAAAGCTAAAGTTGGTGACAGAGGGCTGGTTGATAACGATAAATGCGGAGGAAGACATTATTGCATCCGTTACCAGTAGTGCACTGTATATAGAATATAATGATGAAGCAGTTGAGTGTTCCTTTCGGTCATTAGAATTTGTCAATGTAACTTCTATCATCGAAGGAAAGAGGATCCCTAGGGCAAAAATATCCGAGGCCACGAGGATGGGCTTGCAACTTACAGTTGGAAAAGGGGCGTTGCCTGGTAGAGGACTTGGGAAATATTTACATGGACGGGTTGAAGTGCCAATTTTGGCTGACAAGCAAGATcgttttggtttagggtatagGCCAGATGCAAAGCAGAAAAGAAGGGAGATGGAAATGAAACAGAAGAGACGAAGAGCACGATTGA GAGGAATCATCTATCCTGAGCCGAAGACAACAAGTGAAGGAATGGCCGAAGATTTGATAGGAAGTCTGAAAATCAACGTCATAACTGATGTGAAG GAAGAGAAATGGATTCTACTCCATAAAGAGACAATCGAGAATGTGACCTTGGaagaagggaaagaggtgaacaTTGAAACTTGCATAACTGAAGAAACAAGACGGGACCTCATTGATTTACTGCAAGAGTTCAAATATATCTTCGCGTGGTCGTATCAGGACATGCCTAGGTTAAGCACTGATATTGCGGTGCATCGCGTCTCCATAAAAGAAGAATGCAAGCCTGTTCAACAAAAGCTTCGAGGGATGAGACCCGATGTTGcagtaaaaataagaaaagaggTCCGGAAGTAA
- the LOC121232321 gene encoding uncharacterized protein, whose protein sequence is MGICAAIECKIKVLEVYGNFTLVIYQLKGEWETRDPKLINYRELILDLIRVFDDITFYYLPRDENQIADALATLASFIRATENDKRTLRRLASDYFIDGEILYKRRKDQVLLRCVDANEAKKILEEVHEGVCKTHANGFTMARQIMRTSTGVIPYSLVYGMETVLPIEVEIPSLQVLSELKLDEAEWIQPGMIS, encoded by the exons atgggaatctgTGCAGCCATCGAGTGTAAAATCAAAGTACTGGAGGTGTATGGGAATTTTACACTGgtgatctatcaactcaaaggtgaatgggaaacaagagacccaaAGTTGATCAACTATCGAGAGCTAATTCTGGATTTAATTAGGGTGTTTGATGATATCACTTTCTATTATCTTCCGCGGGATGAAAACCAGATTGCTGATGCCTTGGCTACGTTAGCTTCATTTATCAGA GCAACAGAAAATGATAAGAGAACattgaggaggctggccagtgaTTATTTCATAGACGGGGAGATTTTGTATAAAAGGAGGAAAGATcaggtactgttaagatgtgttgACGCTAATgaagctaagaaaatcttggaagaagtccatgagggtgtctGCAAGACACATGCCAATGGATTCACAATGGctaggcaaatcatgag aacttctacCGGGGTAATACCTTactcattggtttatgggatggagacagttttgcccattgaagttGAGATTCCTTCTCTCCAGGTTTTATCAGAGTTGAAGCTTGATGAAGCCGAATGGATCCAGCCTggtatgatcagctga
- the LOC107941042 gene encoding argininosuccinate synthase, chloroplastic isoform X1 has product MAQFKAISLSSSINLACYGPKRSDSSLQFQFSDYRFIFDTLLHSDNLICSRKLSTFHELSGKSSSLHGNAIVSNNVCMTLTPKNQGIQAVLSSNSGTDVSTVTKGGGLRGKLNKVVLAYSGGLDTSVIVPWLRENYGCEVVCFTADVGQGIKELDGLEAKAKASGACQLVVKDLKEEFVKDYIFPCLRAGAIYERKYLLGTSMARPVIAKAMVDVAREVGADAVSHGCTGKGNDQVRFELTFFALNPELNVVAPWREWDITGREDAIEYAKKHNVPVPVTKKSIYSRDRNLWHLSHEGDILEDPANEPKEDMYMMSVDPKDAPDKPQYVKIGIESGIPVSLDGKTYSPAELLATLNEIGGKHGIGRIDMVENRLVGMKSRGVYETPGGTILFNAVRELESLTLDRETIQVKDSLALKYAELVYAGRWFDPLRESMDAFMEKITETTTGSVTLKLYKGSVSVTGRTSAYSLYREDISSFESGDIYNQADAAGFIRLYGLPMRVRAMLNKGI; this is encoded by the exons atggctCAGTTCAAAGCCATTTCACTCTCTTCGTCCATTAATCTTGCATGTTACGGTCCCAAAAGAAGTGATTCTTCTTTACAGTTCCAATTTTCTGATTATCGCTTCATTTTTG ATACATTGTTACATTCCGATAATTTGATCTGTTCTAGGAAGTTATCCACTTTCCATGAG TTAAGTGGAAAATCTAGTTCGCTTCATGGTAATGCTATTGTAAGCAACAATGTGTGTATGACTCTAACACCTAAGAATCAAG GTATTCAAGCTGTTCTTTCCAGCAACTCAGGGACGGATGTTTCCACAGTTACAAAGGGTGGAGGGCTTCGAGGCAAATTAAACAAAGTTGTTTTGGCCTACAGTGGCGGCTTAGATACTTCTGTTATTGTTCCATGGCTAAG GGAGAATTATGGTTGTGAGGTTGTTTGCTTCACTGCCGATGTTGGCCAA GGCATAAAAGAATTGGATGGTTTGGAAGCAAAGGCCAAGGCAAGCGGGGCTTGCCAGTTAGTAGTTAAGGACTTAAAGGAGGAATTTGTGAAAGACTATATATTTCCATGCTTGCGAGCTGGTGCCATTTACGAGAGGAAATACTTGTTGGGAACCTCAATGGCCAGGCCTGTTATTGCAAAG GCCATGGTGGATGTTGCTAGAGAGGTTGGGGCCGATGCCGTTTCTCATGGCTGCACAGGGAAAGGAAATGATCAG GTTCGGTTTGAGCTCACCTTCTTTGCTCTAAATCCGGAATTAAACGTTGTGGCTCCTTGGAGAGAATGGGATATTACAGGGAGAGAAGATGCTATTGAATATGCTAAGAAGCATAATGTGCCTGTTCCAGTGACAAAGAAATCAATATACAGCAGAGACAGGAACTTATGGCACTTGAGCCACGAG GGAGATATCTTGGAGGATCCAGCAAATGAACCGAAGGAAGATATGTACATGATGAGTGTTGACCCGAAAGATGCTCCCGATAAACCTCA ATACGTGAAAATTGGAATTGAATCAGGCATCCCTGTTTCACTTGATGGAAAAACTTATTCGCCGGCTGAACTTCTTGCTACACTCAATGAAATTGGTGGGAAACATGGGATTGGTCGTATTGACATGGTTGAAAATCGGCTCGTTGGTATGAAGAGTCGTGGAGTCTACGAAACTCCTGGTGGTACCATCCTATTCAATGCTGTTCGTGAGCTGGAATCTCTAACCCTTGACCGCGAAACCATTCAAGTTAAAGATTCACTTGCCCTCAAGTATGCAGAGTTAGTTTATGCAGGAAGGTGGTTCGACCCACTTCGTGAATCCATGGATGCATTTATGGAGAAGATAACTGAAACCACCACTGGTTCCGTGACTTTGAAGCTATACAAAGGATCAGTTTCTGTAACTGGCCGGACCAGTGCTTATAGCTTGTACAGAGAGGATATCTCCTCCTTTGAGAGTGGAGACATATATAATCAAGCCGATGCTGCCGGATTTATTCGGCTCTATGGTCTTCCAATGAGGGTTAGGGCAATGCTTAACAAAGGTATCTAA
- the LOC107941042 gene encoding argininosuccinate synthase, chloroplastic isoform X2 yields MAQFKAISLSSSINLACYGPKRNTLLHSDNLICSRKLSTFHELSGKSSSLHGNAIVSNNVCMTLTPKNQGIQAVLSSNSGTDVSTVTKGGGLRGKLNKVVLAYSGGLDTSVIVPWLRENYGCEVVCFTADVGQGIKELDGLEAKAKASGACQLVVKDLKEEFVKDYIFPCLRAGAIYERKYLLGTSMARPVIAKAMVDVAREVGADAVSHGCTGKGNDQVRFELTFFALNPELNVVAPWREWDITGREDAIEYAKKHNVPVPVTKKSIYSRDRNLWHLSHEGDILEDPANEPKEDMYMMSVDPKDAPDKPQYVKIGIESGIPVSLDGKTYSPAELLATLNEIGGKHGIGRIDMVENRLVGMKSRGVYETPGGTILFNAVRELESLTLDRETIQVKDSLALKYAELVYAGRWFDPLRESMDAFMEKITETTTGSVTLKLYKGSVSVTGRTSAYSLYREDISSFESGDIYNQADAAGFIRLYGLPMRVRAMLNKGI; encoded by the exons atggctCAGTTCAAAGCCATTTCACTCTCTTCGTCCATTAATCTTGCATGTTACGGTCCCAAAAGAA ATACATTGTTACATTCCGATAATTTGATCTGTTCTAGGAAGTTATCCACTTTCCATGAG TTAAGTGGAAAATCTAGTTCGCTTCATGGTAATGCTATTGTAAGCAACAATGTGTGTATGACTCTAACACCTAAGAATCAAG GTATTCAAGCTGTTCTTTCCAGCAACTCAGGGACGGATGTTTCCACAGTTACAAAGGGTGGAGGGCTTCGAGGCAAATTAAACAAAGTTGTTTTGGCCTACAGTGGCGGCTTAGATACTTCTGTTATTGTTCCATGGCTAAG GGAGAATTATGGTTGTGAGGTTGTTTGCTTCACTGCCGATGTTGGCCAA GGCATAAAAGAATTGGATGGTTTGGAAGCAAAGGCCAAGGCAAGCGGGGCTTGCCAGTTAGTAGTTAAGGACTTAAAGGAGGAATTTGTGAAAGACTATATATTTCCATGCTTGCGAGCTGGTGCCATTTACGAGAGGAAATACTTGTTGGGAACCTCAATGGCCAGGCCTGTTATTGCAAAG GCCATGGTGGATGTTGCTAGAGAGGTTGGGGCCGATGCCGTTTCTCATGGCTGCACAGGGAAAGGAAATGATCAG GTTCGGTTTGAGCTCACCTTCTTTGCTCTAAATCCGGAATTAAACGTTGTGGCTCCTTGGAGAGAATGGGATATTACAGGGAGAGAAGATGCTATTGAATATGCTAAGAAGCATAATGTGCCTGTTCCAGTGACAAAGAAATCAATATACAGCAGAGACAGGAACTTATGGCACTTGAGCCACGAG GGAGATATCTTGGAGGATCCAGCAAATGAACCGAAGGAAGATATGTACATGATGAGTGTTGACCCGAAAGATGCTCCCGATAAACCTCA ATACGTGAAAATTGGAATTGAATCAGGCATCCCTGTTTCACTTGATGGAAAAACTTATTCGCCGGCTGAACTTCTTGCTACACTCAATGAAATTGGTGGGAAACATGGGATTGGTCGTATTGACATGGTTGAAAATCGGCTCGTTGGTATGAAGAGTCGTGGAGTCTACGAAACTCCTGGTGGTACCATCCTATTCAATGCTGTTCGTGAGCTGGAATCTCTAACCCTTGACCGCGAAACCATTCAAGTTAAAGATTCACTTGCCCTCAAGTATGCAGAGTTAGTTTATGCAGGAAGGTGGTTCGACCCACTTCGTGAATCCATGGATGCATTTATGGAGAAGATAACTGAAACCACCACTGGTTCCGTGACTTTGAAGCTATACAAAGGATCAGTTTCTGTAACTGGCCGGACCAGTGCTTATAGCTTGTACAGAGAGGATATCTCCTCCTTTGAGAGTGGAGACATATATAATCAAGCCGATGCTGCCGGATTTATTCGGCTCTATGGTCTTCCAATGAGGGTTAGGGCAATGCTTAACAAAGGTATCTAA
- the LOC107941044 gene encoding probable adenylate kinase 7, mitochondrial isoform X4 — MIINKLSHLATVTTATTAAVTAAPPLYRLLKLTDSLFHGAAQPQPDTDYWYYYPPSQQESRRDELVRSTPVADTDGSVPLRGVQWAFIGSPRAKKRVYAVMLSKLLEVPHITMASLVRQELSPNSNLYKQIANAVVHGELVNEDIILGLLSKRLEDGHYRGETGFILDGIPRSRTQAEILDQLAEIDLVVNFKCTEDLMMNNQGEASWTERLQDYIKQVCNPHIALHWSYGFG; from the exons ATGATCATTAACAAGCTAAGCCACCTAGCCACCGTTACCACCGCTACCACGGCAGCTGTAACGGCGGCGCCACCACTCTATCGACTTCTTAAGCTCACTGATAGCCTATTCCATGGTGCTGCGCAGCCGCAACCTGACACCGACTACTGGTACTACTACCCACCATCACAACAGGAGTCTCGTCGCGATGAGCTTGTTCGTTCAACTCCAGTGGCTGACACCGATGGCTCCGTCCCTCTAAGAGGAGTGCAGTGGGCGTTCATCGGAAGCCCACGCGCCAAGAAGCGCGTGTACGCTGTAATGTTGTCGAAACTTCTAGAAGTTCCCCATATTACAATGGCGAGCCTTGTTCGGCAAGAACTCAGCCCTAACTCTAATCTTTACAAACAG ATTGCAAATGCAGTTGTTCATGGGGAGCTAGTTAACGAGGATATTATATTGGGGTTATTGTCGAAGAGGTTGGAAGATGGGCATTACAGAGGTGAAACTGGCTTTATTCTGGATGGAATTCCTCGATCACGGACTCAAGCT GAGATTCTGGATCAACTTGCTGAGATTGATCTTGTAGTGAATTTCAAATGCACTGAAGATTTAATGATGAACAATCAAGGTG AAGCTTCATGGACTGAGAGACTCCAAGACTATATCAAACAGGTCTGCAATCCTCACATCGCTTTGCATTGGAGTTACGGTTTTGGAT AG
- the LOC107941044 gene encoding probable adenylate kinase 7, mitochondrial isoform X2: protein MIINKLSHLATVTTATTAAVTAAPPLYRLLKLTDSLFHGAAQPQPDTDYWYYYPPSQQESRRDELVRSTPVADTDGSVPLRGVQWAFIGSPRAKKRVYAVMLSKLLEVPHITMASLVRQELSPNSNLYKQIANAVVHGELVNEDIILGLLSKRLEDGHYRGETGFILDGIPRSRTQAEILDQLAEIDLVVNFKCTEDLMMNNQEASWTERLQDYIKQSKVVEEYYKNQKKLLEFQIGNASMETWRRLLTALHLRHINAARHLQKPTCFQNQTGWTRNWLVDWSGTRLKTG from the exons ATGATCATTAACAAGCTAAGCCACCTAGCCACCGTTACCACCGCTACCACGGCAGCTGTAACGGCGGCGCCACCACTCTATCGACTTCTTAAGCTCACTGATAGCCTATTCCATGGTGCTGCGCAGCCGCAACCTGACACCGACTACTGGTACTACTACCCACCATCACAACAGGAGTCTCGTCGCGATGAGCTTGTTCGTTCAACTCCAGTGGCTGACACCGATGGCTCCGTCCCTCTAAGAGGAGTGCAGTGGGCGTTCATCGGAAGCCCACGCGCCAAGAAGCGCGTGTACGCTGTAATGTTGTCGAAACTTCTAGAAGTTCCCCATATTACAATGGCGAGCCTTGTTCGGCAAGAACTCAGCCCTAACTCTAATCTTTACAAACAG ATTGCAAATGCAGTTGTTCATGGGGAGCTAGTTAACGAGGATATTATATTGGGGTTATTGTCGAAGAGGTTGGAAGATGGGCATTACAGAGGTGAAACTGGCTTTATTCTGGATGGAATTCCTCGATCACGGACTCAAGCT GAGATTCTGGATCAACTTGCTGAGATTGATCTTGTAGTGAATTTCAAATGCACTGAAGATTTAATGATGAACAATCAAG AAGCTTCATGGACTGAGAGACTCCAAGACTATATCAAACAG AGTAAGGTGGTAGAAGAATATTACAAGAACCAGAAAAAGCTTCTTGAGTTTCAAATAGGCAATGCATCTATGGAGACATGGCGAAGGCTTTTGACTGCATTGCATCTACGACATATAAATGCTGCTCGGCATTTACAGAAACCGACT TGTTTTCAGAACCAGACCGGCTGGACCAGGAACTGGCTGGTAGATTGGTCCGGAACAAGGCTAAAAACTGGTTGA
- the LOC107941044 gene encoding probable adenylate kinase 7, mitochondrial isoform X1, whose protein sequence is MIINKLSHLATVTTATTAAVTAAPPLYRLLKLTDSLFHGAAQPQPDTDYWYYYPPSQQESRRDELVRSTPVADTDGSVPLRGVQWAFIGSPRAKKRVYAVMLSKLLEVPHITMASLVRQELSPNSNLYKQIANAVVHGELVNEDIILGLLSKRLEDGHYRGETGFILDGIPRSRTQAEILDQLAEIDLVVNFKCTEDLMMNNQGEASWTERLQDYIKQSKVVEEYYKNQKKLLEFQIGNASMETWRRLLTALHLRHINAARHLQKPTCFQNQTGWTRNWLVDWSGTRLKTG, encoded by the exons ATGATCATTAACAAGCTAAGCCACCTAGCCACCGTTACCACCGCTACCACGGCAGCTGTAACGGCGGCGCCACCACTCTATCGACTTCTTAAGCTCACTGATAGCCTATTCCATGGTGCTGCGCAGCCGCAACCTGACACCGACTACTGGTACTACTACCCACCATCACAACAGGAGTCTCGTCGCGATGAGCTTGTTCGTTCAACTCCAGTGGCTGACACCGATGGCTCCGTCCCTCTAAGAGGAGTGCAGTGGGCGTTCATCGGAAGCCCACGCGCCAAGAAGCGCGTGTACGCTGTAATGTTGTCGAAACTTCTAGAAGTTCCCCATATTACAATGGCGAGCCTTGTTCGGCAAGAACTCAGCCCTAACTCTAATCTTTACAAACAG ATTGCAAATGCAGTTGTTCATGGGGAGCTAGTTAACGAGGATATTATATTGGGGTTATTGTCGAAGAGGTTGGAAGATGGGCATTACAGAGGTGAAACTGGCTTTATTCTGGATGGAATTCCTCGATCACGGACTCAAGCT GAGATTCTGGATCAACTTGCTGAGATTGATCTTGTAGTGAATTTCAAATGCACTGAAGATTTAATGATGAACAATCAAGGTG AAGCTTCATGGACTGAGAGACTCCAAGACTATATCAAACAG AGTAAGGTGGTAGAAGAATATTACAAGAACCAGAAAAAGCTTCTTGAGTTTCAAATAGGCAATGCATCTATGGAGACATGGCGAAGGCTTTTGACTGCATTGCATCTACGACATATAAATGCTGCTCGGCATTTACAGAAACCGACT TGTTTTCAGAACCAGACCGGCTGGACCAGGAACTGGCTGGTAGATTGGTCCGGAACAAGGCTAAAAACTGGTTGA
- the LOC107941044 gene encoding probable adenylate kinase 7, mitochondrial isoform X3 codes for MIINKLSHLATVTTATTAAVTAAPPLYRLLKLTDSLFHGAAQPQPDTDYWYYYPPSQQESRRDELVRSTPVADTDGSVPLRGVQWAFIGSPRAKKRVYAVMLSKLLEVPHITMASLVRQELSPNSNLYKQIANAVVHGELVNEDIILGLLSKRLEDGHYRGETGFILDGIPRSRTQAEILDQLAEIDLVVNFKCTEDLMMNNQGEASWTERLQDYIKQSKVVEEYYKNQKKLLEFQIGNASMETWRRLLTALHLRHINAARHLQKPTVSSSLP; via the exons ATGATCATTAACAAGCTAAGCCACCTAGCCACCGTTACCACCGCTACCACGGCAGCTGTAACGGCGGCGCCACCACTCTATCGACTTCTTAAGCTCACTGATAGCCTATTCCATGGTGCTGCGCAGCCGCAACCTGACACCGACTACTGGTACTACTACCCACCATCACAACAGGAGTCTCGTCGCGATGAGCTTGTTCGTTCAACTCCAGTGGCTGACACCGATGGCTCCGTCCCTCTAAGAGGAGTGCAGTGGGCGTTCATCGGAAGCCCACGCGCCAAGAAGCGCGTGTACGCTGTAATGTTGTCGAAACTTCTAGAAGTTCCCCATATTACAATGGCGAGCCTTGTTCGGCAAGAACTCAGCCCTAACTCTAATCTTTACAAACAG ATTGCAAATGCAGTTGTTCATGGGGAGCTAGTTAACGAGGATATTATATTGGGGTTATTGTCGAAGAGGTTGGAAGATGGGCATTACAGAGGTGAAACTGGCTTTATTCTGGATGGAATTCCTCGATCACGGACTCAAGCT GAGATTCTGGATCAACTTGCTGAGATTGATCTTGTAGTGAATTTCAAATGCACTGAAGATTTAATGATGAACAATCAAGGTG AAGCTTCATGGACTGAGAGACTCCAAGACTATATCAAACAG AGTAAGGTGGTAGAAGAATATTACAAGAACCAGAAAAAGCTTCTTGAGTTTCAAATAGGCAATGCATCTATGGAGACATGGCGAAGGCTTTTGACTGCATTGCATCTACGACATATAAATGCTGCTCGGCATTTACAGAAACCGACTGTAAGTTCAAGTTTGCCCTAA